In Fragaria vesca subsp. vesca linkage group LG1, FraVesHawaii_1.0, whole genome shotgun sequence, the sequence ATGAGTAAGTTTAAGAAGATTTGGAAAACAAAGCAATTTGTTCTTCTGATTCATAGCCAGTTTTCTAGAGTGTACCTACTGTCATATTTAACATAAGCAAATGACATAATGGCTTGCTGTTATTGAATTACTCTTCAGAATGTTGTGAGTTTGTTCATAAACGAATTCATATGAGCTTTCTCTTATAGGATTATATTTGTGGTTACCTTACACATTGCTATGCCTTTTGTCCAATATGTTATAGGTTCGCTAATGACACTCTGTCATCATGCCCAGAACTAATCTGTACCAATAAATTTCCATTGGTTATGTATTGTTTGTCTAGCTATTAGTCTTGCATGTTCAATATCTGCTATAACAATGAAGATTATCAGTGCATCTCTTTTATTAACTTTTTTCTTGACTCCTGGCTCTACCAGCTTTAGTTTCTCAAATTCATACATATGGTTCGAGTTCTACAACACTCCATTGGAACAAGATGTTTCCTTAATCTCGGATGTAAGAAACTTATCTTTACTTGATAATGTATCGCTCTGTGAATGATATGAAGTAATTTAGTTGATCTGGCTTGTGTCCAGACTGTTCGATCATGGCACATCATTGGACGCTTGGGTGGATGCAATTCCATGAATATGCAAGTAAGATTTCAGTTCATCTTTAAAATTTGAGTAAAACTCTCTCTTAGTAGCTGGTAGTCAATGCATATATCATCAATGACTTTGTAGTTTGTACCAATGTTCTTGCTTAGAAAGTAACATGTGAGTTTTTGAACCCTATGAGCTTACCCACTTAACTGTTACTCATGCAGTTGTCACAATCCCCTTTGGATAAACGACCAAGTTATGATCCCATTCAGGGAGCGAATGTGACACCAACTACATTTTACAATATTGGAGATCTTGAGATTCAAGACAACTTGGGACGTGTTTGGTATGTAGCTTGTCTAGAATTGTGGAACTGTTATAATCCTTCACAGTTTCAGGCTATGTTGATAGAGTTATATACTGATTCTCTATACAATTGGAGACAGAATCGTAGATGATTCTTGCTCATCTATTGGATATATTTACTGACAGGGTGGATATCGGTACTAAGGAGCCACTAATACTGGATGTTCTGATAAATGCATTGACTCAGATAAGCTCCGAGTATGCTCCTCAAATCCCTATATCTACTCTGTTTCTTTATTCACCTTTCTTCTTTCCAACAATGCAAATCCATAAGTAAAAGACATGATCTTTTGTTTACAGTAGTTTTATAGTCATGTTGTAGTAATGAGCATTTCCAAAGACAAATAGTTGTTGATGGGTGATTCCTTCAGTGTGAACTGTGAAGTACTTGTGGCCTTGTGGGAATGTAGTCAGATATTTGCATAAGCAGGGACATCTTGGATTTACATTCTTCTCTTTTTGGCCAACTGTTTTCTTGTTCTACTTATTCTTTCTTTGAAGCCGGCCAGGATTGAAATGCTTCTAAAGCTTCTATTTTGTGGTACTTTTTGCTCTGCAGCTTTGTTGGGATCAAGAAAGTGGTGTTTGGTGGAACTGAATTTGAACACTGGAAGGAGAACTTGACGTCAGAAGAAGCAGGTTATACTGTTCACAAGATTTAGCCAATTTGATATGCAACGATCTTTATACTAGCAGAATCATTTTGCTCTCAACATCTGATGATTGAGGAACCAAGACCGAGTACCAAATCAATGATAATTTAGAATCCTGTACTCCATGTTCCGATTGTTGTTGTATATGTACCAGCGCTTAAGAGAAAAGTGACCGAGAGGGAACACAATTCAGTCCGGTAATTTAGCTTGTAAAGTCTCCATTTTTAACAAGGGTAGATTTTTCACGTCTCTGTTCCAGCACTTGCACTTACTGCGTAATTTTTTCCCTCTTTCTTGCTCGAACAAGGTTTATACTTGTAAACCCAAGCATCCTATAGCATTCTATGGCTCTTGGTTCCAATAGTAGGTATTAAAACAGCGTTTCATTTTGAAAGAACAGAAAGGGTAACTAAAGTACAGAGGAAAAAGCATAAGCTGCTGAGTTTCTACAAAGTTCAAAAATAACACAGTAAAGGCATAGAGCTCAATTACAATGCAAGCCTCTGTATTACGCGACCTACCAAGTCCCAACCACTCTAACCCTAAAGATTGCAACACAGTATCACATGCAAGGGCACCAACCAAAAACTTGGAGTCCTTTAAGATGACTCGACCATACTCGTGCTATGCTGAGATACTTTCTCTGCTATTGATTTGATCTCATTCACTCTCTCATCAACTAACTCCTGAAGTTGCTCCGCCTGTGTCGGCTTGTTTTCATCTACCTGAACAGTACTAGTAGCTTCACCAGCATTGGACTTGAACAGAACAAATGACATCTCCGGTATGTATTCGCTTGGAACTTCAATTACTTGCTTCCCACCAGTCCCAGATTCTTTTCCTATGATATCTTCCTTCATGCGATTAGAAACAATGCTCACAAAATCCTCCATGTACTTGCTCACTGGATCGAGGCCAAGATAGATGAAGACCTCCCAACATTGCAGAAATTGTTTCTTGTTGATCTTCAAGCTTTTCCTCACATCCTCAATGACTCTTGTGGCTGGCATCAGTCGAGGGATGCTCGTTTTCTTTGACAGTTTTCCTCGTGTCAGATTTGAAACAGCCAAATTGACTGCATTGCGAACAGAATCTAATTTCTGAAGGCGTAGCACATCAACACAAGTGCGTACATGTTGGAAGTAGTCCAATGGTTCTTCTACTGTGAAGTCATAGACATCTTCAGATACTGCAACATGATTGAGAACCTCTAGAATGTACCGTCCATAACCCTTATGCTGGTAAGGAGGCAATACGAGAATCTGCCATAAAAAATAAGTGTTGATGAAAAATTGCTAAGCGAATATAGCATGCATAACTGATATTGGCAAGGAGCAAACCTGGCTAAGTCGCAACCGAGAACTGTCTGGATAATGATAAAAACGATACAGAGCTGTAAAGCCGAGCAATATATTATAGATGTCCCCTTGCTCATCTGTTTTCTTCTTGACCAGGAGATACAACTCCCAACATGGATCCAATACATCAATTGCACTGGCACCTGATTCAAGAAAACAACACCAGTTAAACCTTAAAGTGACATTCTGCCACTAAAGCAACGCTCACCAAACGAAAAGAAAACAGGAGCTGTTTATTAGATAGATAAATTACCATCAACAAGAAGAAACACAAGAGGAACCAAGCGACTGTATAGGGGTCCAGCAGCTGACTTGCCCACAACCATGCGGATAGCCTGACCATAATGTTGTTAACAAATGCTTCTACGTTTTATCAACAAAAGAAACACGTTTGGCAATAAAAATCACCTCCACATCAGAAGTAGATGAAGCCTTGTGCTGCAACACCTCCCCGTCTGAGATCATGGATCTGCACACAATTCAAAGGTGAAAATCATGGAGATAAGTAAATAATAAAAAAATACGAAAATCATGACTATAGTTTGATCTGAATATAAAAATCCGTGATCCATTACCTGATGAAATTTCTCTGAGTTGAGAAGGTCTGAAGGAACTCCTCTTTACTGGCAACAAGGGTCTCACCAAATATTTTCTGAAGAACAATACCAACTAATCATGAGAACTGACAGACTAAACTGACTGATGATATAAAATGGTAATCAGTATATACCTCAAGAGCTGATTTCAAATCTGTGATTCCTTTACCTCCCTGTTAACATTTAACACAATCAGTACAATATACTTGACCAGCACAAATAGAAGCATACTAATAGCAAACAGATAGATGCAGAAAGAGCTAGAGTACTACAATGACAGTGCTTACATCAGCTGTGCTCTCAAATGCAATATCAGCATATGCATCAAACGATATACTGCTAACCCATATGGTAATCTGCATTTGATAAAGGATTAAAACAATTTACTCTCAATCATATTCAAGCTAAACAACAATCTAGATTAATAGTATCATCAACACAAACGTCAACAAAAATGGATAAGAATTACCTTCAATCCTTTGTAACCATATATCTTCCCATCTTCCTCAAAAAAGCTATTCAAGTCAACCGGATCCAAACAAAAACTGTTTGCAGCATCCACCTCTTCTTTGCTAGAAACTATGGATAAAGAAAGTAGATCAGTTAAAGGAACCTGGAATTAGATAAAACCAGAATCATAGCATAAGAAAAACTTATATCATATACAAAGTCATTACAAGACTCCGAACACGTGTTACTGATTGATTATACGACACTAAGATCACTTGTTTACTTGCTAAAACCATACTTAAATAGCCAATTGCAAACTCAAGTTTCTCTCTAATAAACCCAAAGGGTGGCCCCAGTTGGATCTAAAGCACACAATCAGTGGAATATACAGAAATCATATCCATTCTTTCTCTCATTCAGAGTTACAAGCACAACTCACAACGCATTCACATTCACTGACCAGGTGCCGAGTGAGAAGGTAATTTGTTATTCACTGACCGACTCTCATGAAATTACTAATTTACCATTAAACAAGAGTTTCAACTTTTCAACCAAATGAACAGAGCATAGCATAGCATCTATTCGCAACAATCTCCATCTAAATCTCTATTATCTGGGATGTTACCCAAAGCGAAAAGCCACAGATATCCTAGCAAATTCAACAAAATTCCCACTAATACTAGTACCCAGCTTGACCGATATTGACTAACCACTGTAATTACTAAGTACTAAACAGCCTATTAAGAAAAATTTCAAGAATAAAATTGTAAAGTAAAACCTAATCAGCGAATAATAACAGTAGCATCAGCAAAATTAAATCAGATTAACGCCGATATTAAAAATAAATAAATAAACAATCATACCCAGAAAAATCTTGATGCAATCCTTGGCCTCCACTCCAGCATCTGCTCCCAAATCGACGAAAAAAAAAACAAAACAAAATCAACAAATTAGGTCCGAAACAAAAGAAACAGCGACGGAAACAAAATTAGAGTAAAAATGGTTGGAGAAATTGAAAATTGAGAGGACTGACCGACGCTGGAGAAGCCGACGCGGCGGCGTTTCTTGGGCTCGAGAGTGTCGTCGGCGGGGGGTCCTTTCTTCTGGCCCATCGGTGGTTAGGGTTTTGGGGAGCGGGAAATGAGAGCGGGAAAAGTATTGACTGTTAGAAATGGAGGCAATTGGGGATTCAGGGATATTTATAGCATATCCCGGTGAAGATGCTCCAGTCTCAACTCTCACGCGTATCGCACGTGATGTCCATTTTGAGTGGGCCGATCCGGACCAGAATGGAGTCTTAGGTTAGGTGTTCATCACTGAAACACATGGGGAGGGGATACCTCGGTTTAGGTCTTATTAATTGCCATCCCTAAAATATTTCCGCCACACTTGGAAAATCTCCGTCCGCTTTCCGTTTCATTATCTTTCGAGCCGAGACAAATAAAGCCATTAGCCATATACGAGTGAGATTGCCGGTGCTAGTGCCAAAAGAAAATGAGGTATTGTCCAAAAGACGGGCCTAGGAAGGTCATGGCGAAAGGTTTCCGATGTCAAAAGACGGGCCTAGGAGGGTCATGGCGAGCCCTTGGTGAGTCATAGCGGCCCCTTGGTGGCCCTAGGCGGGCCTAAGAGGGTCAAGGCGGCCCATTGGCGGCCC encodes:
- the LOC101307918 gene encoding uncharacterized protein LOC101307918, whose amino-acid sequence is MALLHSCSPFLHTSVCLSVLSRQKHCQPPVWAVGGQTKTCVLVCKAGGGVKFDTQKESEGEDGGFGEDGFSSRSGFVGRGEGKEFDRDPEFAEIMGACLDDPQKARSKMEERLRKKRNKILHTKSGSGEPMRVVFNDFSFSNSYIWFEFYNTPLEQDVSLISDTVRSWHIIGRLGGCNSMNMQLSQSPLDKRPSYDPIQGANVTPTTFYNIGDLEIQDNLGRVWVDIGTKEPLILDVLINALTQISSDFVGIKKVVFGGTEFEHWKENLTSEEAGYTVHKI
- the LOC101307619 gene encoding histone acetyltransferase type B catalytic subunit-like, with the translated sequence MGQKKGPPADDTLEPKKRRRVGFSSVDAGVEAKDCIKIFLVSSKEEVDAANSFCLDPVDLNSFFEEDGKIYGYKGLKITIWVSSISFDAYADIAFESTADGGKGITDLKSALEKIFGETLVASKEEFLQTFSTQRNFIRSMISDGEVLQHKASSTSDVEAIRMVVGKSAAGPLYSRLVPLVFLLVDGASAIDVLDPCWELYLLVKKKTDEQGDIYNILLGFTALYRFYHYPDSSRLRLSQILVLPPYQHKGYGRYILEVLNHVAVSEDVYDFTVEEPLDYFQHVRTCVDVLRLQKLDSVRNAVNLAVSNLTRGKLSKKTSIPRLMPATRVIEDVRKSLKINKKQFLQCWEVFIYLGLDPVSKYMEDFVSIVSNRMKEDIIGKESGTGGKQVIEVPSEYIPEMSFVLFKSNAGEATSTVQVDENKPTQAEQLQELVDERVNEIKSIAEKVSQHSTSMVESS